In the genome of Desulfofalx alkaliphila DSM 12257, the window TTGGCAGGATAGGTGGATTTATTGTTTTTTGCATCACTGCCCACCGGTTTTCCTAGTTTAGCAGCATCACCTTCCACATCTAAAATATCGTCCACAATTTGAAAGGCCAGCCCTAAATTCTCTGCATACTCAGTTAATGCCCCCAACTGTCTTTCATCAGCCCCACCTAATATGGCGCCGCAGCGCACCGCCGCCCGAAATAAGGCGCCCGTTTTGTGCCGATGAATGTATTCCATGGTGCCTTCATCAACAAGACTGTTGGCCGACTGGATATCCACCACCTGGCCGCCAATTAAGCCCTGGGAACCGGCAGCATGGGCCAGCTCTTTAATGGCAAGTACCACCGCTTCAGCCGATGAGGTGGCGGCATTTTGGGCCATCAATTGAAAGGCCAGGGTCAACATGGCATCGCCGGCTAAAATAGCAATGGCCTCACCAAAAACCTTGTGGTTAGT includes:
- a CDS encoding polyprenyl synthetase family protein — protein: MDFSRQLRMRAKMVEDAMVQFIPAEAEYPEVIHRAMRYSLLSGGKRLRPALVLGAAEAVGCQPQRVLPAACALELIHTYSLVHDDLPAMDNDDMRRGKATNHKVFGEAIAILAGDAMLTLAFQLMAQNAATSSAEAVVLAIKELAHAAGSQGLIGGQVVDIQSANSLVDEGTMEYIHRHKTGALFRAAVRCGAILGGADERQLGALTEYAENLGLAFQIVDDILDVEGDAAKLGKPVGSDAKNNKSTYPAKYGIEHSKHMARQCMHKGMAALESFGPEVDFLRHTLKFIVHRDH